Proteins encoded by one window of Cannabis sativa cultivar Pink pepper isolate KNU-18-1 chromosome 4, ASM2916894v1, whole genome shotgun sequence:
- the LOC115712547 gene encoding 4-coumarate--CoA ligase-like 1 — METSRQHHNDDNHEEHIFRSRYGAVEVPENVTLPEFVLQGGEEYGDKVAFVDAVSGKEYTHGEVVRDTKRFGAALRSLGLRKGHVVVVVLPNVVEYAIVALGIMAAGGVFSGSNPAAHVLEIKKQVEDSGAKLIVTNASFYDKVKGLEVPVIAVEEEVVVEGAINWHKLLEAADRAGTCHIKEEVHQNDLCALPFSSGTTGLSKGVMLTHRNLVANLCSTLFAIKPEMIGQVTVLGLMPFFHIYGITGICCATLRNKGKVVVMERYELRTFVKALVSHEVTFAPVVPPIISDLVKKPMVDEFDLTNLKLQAVMSAAAPLAPELLRAFETKFPKVHVQEAYGLTEHSCITLTHGDDPANGYSRAKKNSVGFILPNLEVKFLDPDTARSLPKNTPGELCVRSQCVMQGYYNNKEETARAIDKEGWLHTGDIGYIDEDGDVFIVDRIKEMIKYKGFQVAPAELEAILLTHPSVEDAAVFPMVDEEAGEIPAACVVLAPEAKESEEEIMKYVASNVAHYKKVRVVHFVDSIPKSPSGKIMRRLLKQAMAKIHP, encoded by the exons ATGGAAACTAGTCGACAACACCATAATGATGATAATCATGAGGAGCACATTTTTCGAAGTCGGTACGGGGCGGTGGAGGTGCCGGAGAACGTGACTTTGCCGGAATTTGTGCTCCAAGGGGGTGAAGAATATGGTGATAAAGTGGCATTTGTGGATGCAGTGAGTGGGAAAGAGTACACTCATGGGGAAGTGGTGAGAGACACAAAGAGGTTTGGTGCGGCTCTAAGGTCACTTGGGCTGAGGAAAGGGCATGTGGTGGTTGTTGTGCTGCCTAATGTGGTTGAATATGCTATTGTGGCTCTTGGCATAATGGCTGCTGGTGGTGTCTTTTCTGGCTCAAACCCAGCTGCACATGTTTTGGAAATTAAGAAGCAAGTGGAGGACTCTGGTGCCAAGCTAATTGTCACTAATGCCTCCTTCTACGACAAG GTAAAAGGGCTAGAGGTGCCAGTCATAGCAGTAGAGGAAGAAGTAGtagtggaaggagccattaaCTGGCACAAGCTTCTAGAAGCAGCAGATCGAGCTGGGACGTGTCACATCAAAGAGGAAGTCCACCAAAACGACCTCTGTGCTCTCCCATTCTCTTCCGGCACCACAGGACTCTCCAAGGGCGTTATGCTCACTCAcag GAACCTGGTGGCCAACCTCTGTTCCACTCTCTTCGCAATCAAGCCCGAGATGATTGGACAAGTGACTGTACTTGGGCTAATGCCATTCTTCCACATCTACGGGATCACTGGCATTTGCTGTGCTACGCTGAGAAACAAAGGGAAAGTGGTGGTGATGGAGAGGTACGAGCTGAGGACGTTTGTTAAAGCGTTGGTATCACATGAGGTGACTTTTGCACCAGTCGTCCCCCCAATCATTTCGGACTTGGTCAAGAAGCCAATGGTCGATGAGTTTGATCTCACTAACCTCAAACTCCAGGCTGTTATGAGCGCCGCTGCTCCTCTTGCCCCCGAGCTACTCAGGGCTTTTGAAACCAAGTTCCCCAAAGTCCATGTTCAAGAG GCATATGGGCTGACAGAACATAGCTGCATCACTCTGACCCACGGGGACGATCCTGCTAATGGGTATAGTCGAGCGAAGAAGAACTCAGTGGGTTTCATTCTTCCAAATTTGGAAGTCAAATTTCTTGACCCTGATACTGCTCGTTCTCTCCCCAAAAACACCCCAGGCGAATTATGTGTCAGAAGCCAATGTGTAATGCAAG GTTACTACAACAACAAAGAAGAGACTGCCCGAGCCATTGACAAGGAGGGTTGGCTCCACACCGGTGACATTGGCTACATTGATGAAGATGGTGATGTCTTCATTGTTGATCGCATCAAAGAAATGATTAAGTACAAAGGTTTCCAA gtggctccagctgaactagAAGCCATTCTTCTGACTCATCCTTCTGTTGAAGACGCAGCAGTGTTCCC AATGGTTGATGAGGAGGCAGGGGAGATTCCAGCTGCGTGTGTAGTGTTGGCCCCAGAAGCCAAAGAAAGCGAAGAA